In Arachis hypogaea cultivar Tifrunner chromosome 17, arahy.Tifrunner.gnm2.J5K5, whole genome shotgun sequence, a single window of DNA contains:
- the LOC112767273 gene encoding uncharacterized protein: protein MKPKQAMEHMVEEYNVHVSTKMISRALKAAREVVLGNERAQYGKIRDYLMELHRSNPGSTALMEVIPQPESLPLFDRLYICMEACKKGFKEGCRPLIGLDGCFLKGYYGGQLLSAVGQDANNHFYVVAFAVVPNECKDTWKWFLTLLAEDLGAVGQHGWNFISDQQKGLELAMKEVMPNAHHRNCVLHIWKNFIKHFKDQQTKQLVWECARQTTIQKFKASMEKLKNINQGAWEYLQRFDPAVWAKAYFSHGPKVDNITNNMCEVWNAKIVEYRGRPILTMIDDLRCYVMRKMALHKKKLENHTGKLAPVQHKRLEEFIKPKASKWRAIWAGDSDRVLFEVHRQGHKVGVNLAQRTCTCNVWQLTGMPCRHAVAAMYKIGVNPEDFVHTWLTMDSIRATYAHTMKPVNSEEYWEPTDAPRPLPPPIKRPAHRPKVKRRIDPVETEINPNKAKKTFEVTCNKCGQKGHYYKTCTNPAMDPNWKPMTKKERRANGAKKKSNSVRADVSKNTTNLQVWN, encoded by the exons ATGAAGCCGAAACAGGCTATGGAACACATGGTTGAGGAATACAATGTCCATGTTAGTACAAAGATGATTAGCAGGGCATTGAAAGCTGCACGGGAGGTTGTATTAGGCAATGAGAGAGCTCAGTATGGGAAAATTCGGGATTACCTGATGGAGTTACATAGAAGTAACCCTGGTTCAACAGCACTGATGGAGGTTATTCCTCAGCCTGAATCTCTCCCTCTGTTTGATCGGTTGTACATATGCATGGAAGCCTGTAAGAAGGGGTTCAAAGAGGGGTGTAGGCCTTTAATTGGATTAGACGGATGCTTTTTAAAAGGGTATTATGGTGGACAACTGTTAAGTGCAGTGGGTCAAGATGCCAACAACCACTTTTATGTGGTGGCTTTTGCAGTGGTACCGAATGAGTGCAAGGACACTTGGAAGTGGTTCCTGACTCTGTTGGCTGAAGACTTGGGAGCTGTTGGGCAACATGGGTGGAACTTTATCTCAGATCAACAAAAG GGGCTGGAGTTGGCAATGAAGGAGGTCATGCCTAACGCACATCATAGGAATTGTGTACTTCACATTTGGAAGAACTTTATCAAACACTTCAAGGATCAGCAGACAAAGCAGCTTGTATGGGAATGTGCTAGGCAGACAACTATCCAGAAATTTAAAGCCTCAATGGAGAAACTGAAAAATATCAATCAGGGAGCATGGGAATACCTACAAAGGTTTGATCCAGCTGTGTGGGCAAAAGCTTATTTCAGCCATGGACCGAAAGTAGACAACATCACAAACAATATGTGCGAGGTGTGGAACGCGAAAATAGTTGAGTATAGAGGAAGACCCATACTAACAATGATAGATGATCTGAGGTGTTATGTCATGAGGAAGATGGCCCTACACAAgaagaaattagaaaatcatactgGAAAACTAGCCCCAGTTCAGCACAAAAGGTTGGAAGAATTCATCAAGCCTAAAGCAAGTAAGTGGAGAGCTATTTGGGCAGGTGATAGTGATAGAGTCCTCTTTGAGGTTCATAGGCAAGGACACAAGGTTGGGGTTAACCTTGCACAAAGGACCTGCACCTGCAACGTTTGGCAGTTAACTG GCATGCCTTGTAGACATGCAGTAGCAGCGATGTACAAAATTGGTGTGAACCCTGAAGACTTTGTGCACACGTGGCTAACAATGGACTCAATCAGAGCTACTTACGCCCACACAATGAAGCCTGTAAATAGTGAGGAGTATTGGGAGCCCACTGATGCCCCAAGGCCATTGCCTCCACCAATTAAACGACCAGCACATCGACCAAAGGTAAAGAGAAGAATCGATCCAGTGGAAACTGAGATAAATCCCAACAAGGCAAAGAAAACATTTGAAGTCACTTGTAACAAATGTGGCCAGAAAGGACACTACTATAAAACATGCACCAATCCTGCAATGGATCCAAACTGGAAACCAATGACCAAAAAAGAAAGGAGGGCAAATGGAGCGAAGAAGAAGTCTAACTCAGTTAGAGCTGATGTCTCTAAGAACACAACCAATCTGCAGGTATGGAACTAA